Proteins from one Entomospira culicis genomic window:
- a CDS encoding TIGR00282 family metallophosphoesterase produces the protein MSLKTLMIGDIVGQSGLRHLFFSLPKLKKIYQPDLIIVNGENTNKGFGILPEEADLMLQQGVDVITSGNHIWQHESLLTHYWQHESRLLRPHNYPSPSPGSGYLILEKKHKKIAVVNLQGRQLMPHIIDAPIETMQKLLKIFHKEHVESIFVDFHAELVSEKETIALAFDGKITALVGTHTHTPTMDEKILPQKTAYISDLGMVGATPSIIGGEISASLRRAISQIPGRAEEIQESTHNILYGVLIESEAGKATHINRVVF, from the coding sequence ATGTCCCTAAAAACCCTCATGATTGGCGATATTGTTGGGCAATCTGGCTTGCGCCACCTCTTCTTCTCTTTACCCAAACTCAAAAAAATCTATCAGCCCGACCTCATCATCGTCAACGGTGAAAACACCAATAAAGGATTTGGCATTCTTCCCGAAGAAGCTGATCTCATGCTCCAACAAGGCGTCGATGTTATCACCAGTGGTAACCATATTTGGCAACATGAATCGCTCTTAACTCACTACTGGCAACACGAATCTCGCCTTTTACGCCCACACAACTACCCTTCGCCATCGCCTGGTAGCGGTTATCTTATTCTTGAAAAAAAGCACAAAAAAATCGCCGTAGTCAATCTACAAGGCCGACAACTTATGCCACACATCATTGATGCGCCCATAGAAACGATGCAAAAACTCCTAAAAATCTTCCATAAAGAACATGTAGAATCAATTTTTGTCGATTTTCATGCCGAGTTAGTCAGTGAAAAAGAGACTATCGCACTCGCTTTCGATGGGAAAATTACTGCACTGGTTGGAACTCATACGCATACGCCCACGATGGATGAAAAAATTCTACCCCAAAAAACTGCCTACATCAGCGATTTAGGCATGGTAGGCGCAACTCCAAGTATCATTGGTGGGGAAATTTCGGCATCTCTGCGAAGAGCTATTTCCCAAATTCCTGGACGTGCCGAGGAAATACAAGAGAGTACGCATAATATTCTCTATGGCGTCCTTATTGAGAGTGAAGCGGGGAAAGCCACCCATATTAACCGTGTAGTTTTTTAA
- the rny gene encoding ribonuclease Y, whose translation MLNMILLVFSLAFTFFIGWISRWFYAKAQAKSSEQQALKNIAQIQKEAENERKELLLDAQSQLVTERKTQEKELRDQRQELQRLESRLLSKEDNLDRKMQATEKKLQSLSHKEKQLEEKEHALEALLTQQHQELERVAGLTIEEAKEQLILAMEDEARRDARTLIGKIEQETKETAEKKARDILVTTIQRLSAEVTSDITVTAVSLPNDEMKGRIIGREGRNIRTLETLTGVDIIIDDTPEVLVLSAYDPVRKAIAKAAIERLVSDGRIHPTRIEEVVQKITKEFNQLIFEEGDKAAFELGLTNLSNETLRVLGRLHFRSSYGQNVLAHSKEVSKIAGMIAAEVGANREVCKRAGLFHDVGKGVDTDGDGNHAEVGAELMKKLGEKEAVVHAIMAHHNDVEPRTPEAIIIQVADAISASRPGARRETLDGYIKRLEALEKIANSYQGVERAFAVQAGRELRILVNHEDISDEKMRVMGQKIATQIENELKYPGRIRITLMRETRVIEYAK comes from the coding sequence ATGTTAAACATGATTTTATTGGTATTTTCCCTTGCTTTCACATTTTTTATTGGTTGGATCAGTCGCTGGTTCTACGCTAAGGCGCAAGCCAAAAGCTCCGAACAACAAGCCCTCAAAAATATTGCTCAAATCCAGAAGGAAGCCGAAAACGAACGTAAAGAGCTCCTCTTGGATGCCCAAAGTCAATTAGTTACTGAACGAAAAACCCAAGAAAAAGAGTTACGCGATCAACGTCAAGAGCTCCAGCGTCTTGAAAGTCGTCTCCTTAGCAAAGAGGACAACCTTGATCGAAAAATGCAAGCAACGGAAAAGAAATTGCAGAGCCTCTCCCACAAAGAGAAGCAATTAGAAGAGAAAGAGCATGCTCTCGAAGCACTGCTCACCCAACAACACCAAGAGCTCGAACGCGTCGCAGGGCTCACCATCGAAGAGGCCAAAGAGCAACTCATCCTTGCCATGGAAGATGAGGCGCGTCGTGATGCCAGAACCCTCATCGGTAAGATCGAGCAAGAGACCAAGGAGACCGCCGAAAAGAAAGCGCGCGACATCCTTGTTACCACCATCCAGCGCCTTAGCGCCGAGGTTACCTCCGATATTACCGTTACCGCTGTCAGCCTGCCCAACGACGAAATGAAAGGTCGCATCATCGGGCGAGAAGGTCGCAATATTCGCACCCTAGAGACGCTCACCGGTGTCGATATCATCATCGATGACACCCCAGAGGTTCTCGTGCTTAGCGCCTACGATCCCGTGCGTAAAGCCATCGCCAAGGCCGCCATTGAGCGTCTAGTCAGCGATGGGCGCATTCACCCCACGCGTATTGAAGAAGTTGTACAAAAAATCACCAAAGAATTCAATCAGCTCATCTTTGAAGAGGGCGATAAAGCCGCCTTTGAGCTGGGTCTTACCAACCTTAGCAACGAGACCTTACGCGTACTTGGTCGCCTGCACTTCCGCTCTAGCTATGGACAGAATGTACTTGCCCACAGCAAAGAAGTCAGTAAGATTGCTGGCATGATTGCCGCCGAAGTAGGTGCTAATCGTGAAGTCTGTAAACGCGCCGGTCTCTTCCACGATGTCGGTAAAGGTGTCGACACCGATGGTGATGGTAATCATGCCGAGGTCGGTGCTGAGCTCATGAAAAAATTAGGCGAAAAAGAAGCCGTTGTTCATGCTATTATGGCGCACCATAACGATGTGGAACCGCGCACCCCAGAAGCGATCATCATTCAAGTTGCCGATGCCATCTCCGCATCGCGTCCTGGGGCAAGACGCGAAACCCTCGACGGCTATATCAAACGACTTGAAGCACTCGAGAAGATCGCCAATAGCTATCAAGGCGTCGAACGCGCCTTCGCCGTGCAAGCGGGGCGAGAGTTACGCATTTTAGTCAATCACGAGGATATTTCTGATGAAAAAATGCGCGTCATGGGGCAAAAGATCGCCACTCAAATCGAGAACGAACTCAAATACCCCGGACGCATCCGCATCACCCTCATGAGAGAGACGCGCGTCATTGAATACGCCAAATAA